CGGCTTTCGACGAGGGGGCCTGCCCATGCGGCGCCAGGGCGCCCGGATGTTGCAATGTCATGATGCGCGGTCGTGGCGGGTCAGTTGGGCGCCCTTGCGGGGGCCGGGAAATACGACGGACAGGCGGGTGCCGGGGTATTCGGGGCGGCTGCTCAGCTTCCACCAGGCGCCATGGGCATGGGCGATTTCGCGCACGATGGCCAGCCCCAGGCCCGAGCCGCCCACGGTGCTGCCCGGCGACCGGTAAAAGGCCTCGAACACCCGCTCATGCTCTTCGGCGGGAATGCCCGGCCCATCGTCCTCGACGGTCAGTGAAGGCGGATTCAGGCCCACGGTCAGCGTGATGCGGCCACCGCCCTTGCCATAGCGCAGGGCGTTGTCGATCAGGTTGCCCAGCAGTTCATCGAGCAGCAGCGGGTCGCCGTCGATCCATACAGACTGGTCCGGCGCCACCAGGTCGATCTCGAAATGCGCGGCGCGCGCGTGCGGAATCCATTCGGCGCCGCTGGCCCTGACCCATTCGCACAGGTCGATGCGCACGAAGCTGTCCTGCGGGCGCGCGTTCGGATCGGAACGCGCCAGCACCAGCAATTGCTGGCCCAGGCGGATCATGCGGTCGCTGACGGCCTTGATGCGCTCGGCGCGCACGCGCACGTCGTCGGGCAAGGGCCGCGCCAGCATCAGTTCGGATTCCATGCGCAGGCCGCTCAGGGGCGTGCGCAGCTGGTGCGCGGCATGGCCGATGAAGCGCCGCTGCGCCGCCAGCGAGGCGTCCAGCCGCAGCAGCAGATCGTTGGTGTGCGTGACCAGCGGCTCGATCTCGACCGGCACGCCCGCCACTTCAAGGGGCTGCATGTCGTCGATGGAGCGCTGCCGGATTTCGTCGGACAGGTGATTGACCGAGCGCAGCCCTGAACGCACCCCCTGCACGATGACGCCGGCGAACACCCCCACCAGAATGGCCTGCCCCAGCACCATCAGCCAGAAGAAGTCTTCCAGCATCCAGCCCGCCATGTCGAACTTGTGGCTGATCACCCAGGTGGCGAGCAGGTCCAGCGCCACCAGCACCAGCATGGGCGGCAGCAGCCGCTTTACCAGGTAGCGCGCCAGCGAACCGCGCGGCATTTGCCAGCGCGCGGCAGAAACAATAGAGGGGGAATCCGGCATGGTGGCGGGCGCCGGCCGGGCGACGGTGCGCGCGGGCCGGTTCGGCATGTTCACGCCGGCTCGGTATCCAGCATGTACCCGAAGCCGCGCACGGTCTGGATGCTGGCGCCCGTGCCTTCCAGGCGCTTGCGCAGGCGGTAGACATAGACTTCGACGGCGTTTTCGCTGAAGTCGGCGTCCCAGGCGGAAAGGGAATTGACGATCTGGCGCTTGGTGACCACCCGGCCGGCGCGGGCCATCAGCATTTCCAGCACCGACAGTTCGCGCACCGACAGCGACAGGCGCTGGCCGTTGGCGCGGACCTCGCGGCCCACGGTGTCGAATGTCAGGGTGCCGGCCTCGATCAGGGGCTGCGCCTGGCCGGCGCGGCGGCGCCCGAAGGCCCGCACCCGCGCGGCCAGCTCGGGCAGGTCGAAGGGCTTGGTGACGTAGTCGTCGGCGCCGGCGTCCAGGCCGGCCACCCGGTCGTCCAGGCCGTCGCGGGCCGTGACGATGAGCACCGGCACCTGGTTGCCGTCCTGGCGCAGCTGGCGCAGTACGTCCAGGCCGCTGCGGCCGGGCAGGTTGAGATCGAGCAACAGCAGGTCGTAGGACTGCCCGGCCAGGGCGCCCAGCACCTTGTCGCCATCGGTCAGCCAATCGACTGCATAGCCTTGGTCGGCCAGGAACTCCTGGAGCGCATGGCCCAGGGTCGTGTCATCTTCGATTACAAGAACTCGCATGCGGCGATTCTAGCGCGAAGATGGCACGGACGGGTAATGGCGCGCGAGCCTGGCGGGTCAATTCGCCGGGGCCGGCGCGGGCGCCGCAGCCGGGGCTGCGGTGGCGGGCGCGGGCGGATTGGCGGCCGCCGCGCCGGGCGCGGCCGGATCGGCCGGCGCCGCGCCATTGGGCTGGGGCGTGGTAATGAAACCGATGCGCGACAGGCCCGAACGCCGCGCCGCCGCCATCACCTTGGCCAGCGTTTCGTAGCGGGTGTTCATGTCGGCGCGGATGCGCAATTCCGGCTGGGGCTTGGTCTGCGCGATCGTCAGGAAACGGTTGGGCAGGTCTTCCATGGCCACCGGTTTTTCGTCCCAGAACAGCGCGCCGGCCGGATCGATGGCCAGATCGACGGTCTTGGGCTCTTCCTGTACCTGCTCGGCGCTGACCTGCGGCATGTTGATGCGGATCGAGTGCGCCATCAGCGGCGCCGTGATGATGAAGATCACCAGCAGCACCAGCATCACGTCGATCAGCGGCACCATGTTGATTTCCGACACGGTGTGGCTGCCCGAGCCTTTGCTGTCGAAGCTGCCGAAAGCCATTATTCGGCTCCCCGGGCGCCGGCGGCGCTGCCCTGGCGGCGCAGCGCGCGCACCTTGCCGTCGGACAACACCACTTGCTGGCCCGTGCTCAGGAAGGCGAACAGATCATGGGCGAAGGCATCCAGGCGCGACAGGAACACGCGGTTGCCGCGCACGAAGGCGTTGTAGGCCAGCACGGCGGGAATGGCGACCGCCAGGCCCAGCCCGGTCATGATCAGGGCCTCGCCCACCGGGCCGGCAATGCGGTTGATGGTGACCCCGTCGGCCAGTCCGATGCCGACCAGCGCGTGGTACACGCCCCACACCGTGCCGAACAGGCCGACGAACGGCGCCGTGGAGCCCACCGAGGCCAGCACGGTCAGGCCGTTTTCGAGCTTGGCCGTTTCTTCATCGATGACCTTGCGCATGGTGCGCGTAACGAACTCGCCATTGGCGCCAGTTTCCTCGAGCTTGGTGGCGCCGAACTTGGAATGATGGGTCTGCGCGTGCATGGCATGGCTGGTCAGGTGCGAGAAAGGATCGCGCGCGCCGTGCGTGACGATTTCGTTCTCGACCTGCTCCAGCGAGCTGGAATTCCAGAACTTGTTCAGGAAATCGGCCGAGCGGCGGCGCATGCGCACGTTGCTGATGAACTTCACCAGGATCAGGTACCAGGTGACCAGCGACATCAGGATCAGAATGGCGAACAGCGTCTTGCCGACGAAATCGCTCTGCGCAACGAAATGCAGGAAACCCATGTCGGGCGGCATGGGCAGCGGCGCCAGCGCCGACGGTGGTGCAGCCGCGGCCGCCTGGTGGACAGTATCGGCGGCTTGCGACAGCGCCGGGGCGGCCTGGTTCAGGGCGTCGGCGGCCTGCTGCGCAGCCGGCAACGCGCCGTTGGCCGCCGGGGCGGCGGCTGCGGCGGCCGGGGCAGCGGCCGCGCCGGGCGCGGCGGGCACGGTACTCGCCTGCGCCACCAGAATGGCGTTATGCATAGCGTTGGACATCTCAGTTCCTCATCACGAAATCGAACGGTAATTTGGCTTTGGCCGGATACGCCACGCCGTTGCGGGTCAGGGGCTTGAAGCGCGCCTTGCGCGCGGCGGTCAGCGCCGACTCGTCCAGCCGGGTATAGCCCGACGACTGGGCGATGGTGGCGCGCTCGACCAGCCCCTGCGTATTGATTTCCACCAGCACCACCACCCGGCCCTCTTCGCGCAGCCGCTTGGAAGTCATGGGATAGACCGGCATCGGGCGGCGTCCCATGTACTCGACGCTGGACACCATGATGGGCTCATCCGGCGGCGGCCCCTGCACCGGGGCCTGCGTCACCTGCGCGCCCTCGGTCGCGCCCGTGGGCGGCTTCTCGACCTTGGGCGGCTCGACCGGCTTCTCGACCTTGGGCTTGGGTTTCGGCTTGGGCTTGGGTTTCGGCTTTGGTTTCGGCTTGGGCGCCGGTTCCGGCACCTTTTCGATCACCGGCGGCTCGGGTTCGGGTTCCGGCTCGATGACGGGCTCGGGTTCGGGCTCGACCACCGGCTCGGGCTCCGGTTCCGGTTCCGGTTCGGGCTCGGGTTCCGGCTCGGGCGGCGTGGGCGGCTCGACCGTGGGTTCCGCCTTGGCGATTTGCGGAACCGGCGCCTCGATCACGCTGACCATCACCGCCTCGGGTTCGAGCAGCTGCGGCGGGCTTTCATCAGGCATCCAGTAGATCGCGGCCACCACCGCCATGTGCGCCGCCAGCACCGTAAGGCCGGCGCCGGCGCGTAAAGCCAGGGAAGACTGCGGACGAGCGGACCAACCGTGTTGAAAACGAGGCATGAATCAGCCGAAAAACATCAATGTCGGCCGGCCGCGCAACCGGCACCACGCCGGGAAACGCCGGGACCGGCAAATTCCAAGTCCGACATATTATATTAAATGCGAATGATTCGCACATACTTTCTGGTTGAAGCGCCGCCGCTCAATCGCCGGGCCTGCCCGCCCGGTCGACATGGCCCAGGTCGCGCCCCGGATCCAGGCGGTCGCGCACGCGCTGCTTGAGAATCCTGGCGTCGGGGAACCCTCCGTCGACTGCGCGGTCCCAGAGCAGGCTGTCGTCATACTGGATGCGGAACACGCCCCCCGTGCCCGGCACCAGCGCCACTGCCCCCAGATCGGTGCCGAAGGTCGACAACAGTTCCTGCGCCATCCAGGCGGCTCGCAGCAGCCACTGGCACTGCGTGCAGTACGTGATGCTGATCCGGGGAAGGTTGGATTCACTCATGAAGCACTCCGAATCTGGCCTGCGGGCGCCGCAACCGGCCGCCCCAGGCGCCAGTATGCTTGCGCCCGCCAATGGCGGGCAACCGGTTTTCGCTGCAGCGCAGCAGCCGGTGCCGATTCGCAATACAATGCCGCTGCACCCCGCCCCGGGGCGCGCGCCTGAAACCGCCCAGCGGAAGGCAGTTGCGGCCGCGGGCGCCACCAGGCGCCCGGCTTCCCGGCCATTGGCCGGCCTGCGCCGGCTCCTCGTTTTCGTTATGCCCGGTAGTTCCTCCAATTCCTTCCTGCGTACCCTGTGCAGCCTGCGCTGGCTGGCCATTGCCGGCCAGGCCGCGACCGTGCTGGTCGCCAGCGGCCTGCTCGGGCTCGAACTGCCGCTGCGGCCGCTCTGGAGCGGCGTGGCGGTGCTGGTGGCCTTCAACATCTACGCCAGCCTGCGGGTGCGCCGCAGCCATGGCGAAATCGAACCGGTCACCGCCTTCGCGCATCTGCTGGTCGACATCGCCGTGCTGTCCTGGATGGTGGGCTGGAGCGGCGGCATCCACAACCCGTTCGGCCTGATGTTCCTCATCCTGATCGCGCTGGCCGCGCTGGCGCTGCCGCGCGGCTGGGCGCTGGCCGCGGCGCTGGCGTGCCTGGTGGGATACGCGGTATCGGCCCTGCTGGGGCGGCCGCTCGAAGGCCACCACAACCCCTATGCCCTGATCCTGTGGGCCATCGCCACCAGTTTCCTGATTTCGGCCATCGTCGTGCTGTACTTCTCGACCCGCCTGGCCGCCGACCTGCGCAGCCGCGAACGCGAGCTGGCGGCGCTGCGCGAGCGCTTCACCCGCAACGAGGGCATCGTCGCGCTAGCCACCCACGCGGCCGCCATGGCGCACGAACTGAACACGCCGCTGGCCACTATGACCCTGCTGGCCGACGAAATCGCCGCCGAAGTCGACACCGACGACCTGCGCGCCGACGTCGCGCTGCTGGGGCAGCTGCTGGCGCTGTGCCGCGAACGCATCCGCAACCTGGCCGTACCCACCGAGGTCGACCTGGTGCGCGTGGTGGGCCAGTGGCGCCTGGTGCGCCCCACCATCGACCTGCACCGCACCGGCGAACTGCCCACCACCCTGCGGGTCGAGCCGGCCATCGCGCATCTGCTGCAGGCCCTGCTGAACAATGCGGCCGATGCCGGCGAGGCCGAAGGCCACGCGCGCGTCGACCTGCACCTTGAATACCGCGCCGGCGCGCTGCGCGGCGAAGTGCGCGACCACGGCCGCGGCTTCGATCCCGACCACTCCCTGCTGCCCGCCACCAGCCTGTTCCACAGCGGCAAGCCCGGCGGACTGGGCGTGGGGCTGGCCCTGTCGCACGCCACCGTAGAACAATTGGGCGGCGAAATGACCATGACCGCGGCCGATGGAGGAGGCGCCCGCATCCGTTTTTACCTGCCGCTGGAGCCCGGCGCTCCGCGCGCTTCCGGAATACAAGCATGAATCCATCCGACGCCGGCCTGCTGATCGACGACGACGAACTCTACGTGCGCACACTGCAGCGCAGCCTGGCCCGCCACGGGCTGGAAACACGCGTGGCCACCAGCATCGCCGAAGCCCTGCGCGTGGCCGAAGAAACCCAGCCGGCTTTCGCCCTGGTCGACCTGCGCCTGGGCGAAGACTCGGGCCTGACCCTGATCCGCCCGCTGCGCGCCCTGCGCACCGATATGCGCATCCTGCTGGTCACCGGCTACGCCAGCGTGGCCACCGCCGTCGAGGCCATCAAGCGCGGCGCCGACGACTACCTGCCCAAGCCCGCCACCGCGCCGATGATCCTGCGCACCCTGGGGCTGGCCAAGGCCGAATCGGTCGCCATCGAATCCACCATGACGCCGCTGCACCGGCTGGAATGGGAACACATCCAGCAGGCACTGCACGAATGCGGCGGCAATGTATCGGCCGCGGCGCGGCTGCTGGGCATGCACCGGCGCTCGCTGCAGCGCAAGCTGGCCAAGAAGCCCGGCCCCGAACGCGACCTGGCCTTCGATTGACCGCCAAGCGGGTGCGACACGTTGTCGCACCCTGTCGGCCGCGCCAAGCGGCGCCCCTCCCGCGGCAGCGGGCCGTTCCCCTGGCATTCCGGGCGCAACTCACGGGCTTGATGCGACTTTTCGTCGCATGTTTGCGCTGCAACAAATCGCTAGCATTGCGGCTTCACCGCATCTTTGCGTCTGCGCAAGGCATGTGATGCGACTCTTGCCGGCCACGGCAATCCACCCTCAAGGCTGTACGTGAAACACCCCTTCTTCGCCACCTTCGGGCGCACGCTCGGTATCGGTGCGCTCATGCTGCTCGGCGGCTGCACGATGGAAGTGCTTTCTCCCAAGGGAGACATCGGCGCCCAGGAAAAAACCCTGATTCTCACCGCCCTGGGGCTGATGCTCCTGGTGGTGGTGCCCGTCATTATCATGACGCTGTATTTCGCCTGGAAGTACCGCGCGTCCAACACTCAGGCGGTGTACATGCCGCGCTGGGCGCATTCGACCCGCATCGAGGTGGTGGTGTGGACCATCCCCTGCATCATCGTCGGCATCCTGGCCGTGCTGACCTGGCGTTCCTCGCATGCCCTGGACCCCTACCGCCCCATCGAATCGGCCGTCAAGCCGGTAAACATCGACGTCGTGTCGATGGACTGGAAGTGGCTGTTCATCTATCCCGACTACGGCATTGCCACCGTCAATGAAATCGCCTTCCCCGTGGACGCGCCGGTGCAGTTCCGCATTACGTCGGCGTCGGTGATGAACTCGTTCTTCATTCCCCAGCTGGGCAGCCAGATCTACTCGATGGCGGGCATGGAAACCAAGCTGCACCTGATCGCCCGCGAAGCCGGCACCTACGCCGGCATTTCCGCCAACTACAGCGGCGGCGGCTTCTCGGGCATGCGCTTCAA
This genomic window from Bordetella petrii contains:
- a CDS encoding sensor histidine kinase, with product MPDSPSIVSAARWQMPRGSLARYLVKRLLPPMLVLVALDLLATWVISHKFDMAGWMLEDFFWLMVLGQAILVGVFAGVIVQGVRSGLRSVNHLSDEIRQRSIDDMQPLEVAGVPVEIEPLVTHTNDLLLRLDASLAAQRRFIGHAAHQLRTPLSGLRMESELMLARPLPDDVRVRAERIKAVSDRMIRLGQQLLVLARSDPNARPQDSFVRIDLCEWVRASGAEWIPHARAAHFEIDLVAPDQSVWIDGDPLLLDELLGNLIDNALRYGKGGGRITLTVGLNPPSLTVEDDGPGIPAEEHERVFEAFYRSPGSTVGGSGLGLAIVREIAHAHGAWWKLSSRPEYPGTRLSVVFPGPRKGAQLTRHDRAS
- a CDS encoding response regulator transcription factor; protein product: MRVLVIEDDTTLGHALQEFLADQGYAVDWLTDGDKVLGALAGQSYDLLLLDLNLPGRSGLDVLRQLRQDGNQVPVLIVTARDGLDDRVAGLDAGADDYVTKPFDLPELAARVRAFGRRRAGQAQPLIEAGTLTFDTVGREVRANGQRLSLSVRELSVLEMLMARAGRVVTKRQIVNSLSAWDADFSENAVEVYVYRLRKRLEGTGASIQTVRGFGYMLDTEPA
- a CDS encoding ExbD/TolR family protein; the protein is MAFGSFDSKGSGSHTVSEINMVPLIDVMLVLLVIFIITAPLMAHSIRINMPQVSAEQVQEEPKTVDLAIDPAGALFWDEKPVAMEDLPNRFLTIAQTKPQPELRIRADMNTRYETLAKVMAAARRSGLSRIGFITTPQPNGAAPADPAAPGAAAANPPAPATAAPAAAPAPAPAN
- a CDS encoding MotA/TolQ/ExbB proton channel family protein, with translation MSNAMHNAILVAQASTVPAAPGAAAAPAAAAAAPAANGALPAAQQAADALNQAAPALSQAADTVHQAAAAAPPSALAPLPMPPDMGFLHFVAQSDFVGKTLFAILILMSLVTWYLILVKFISNVRMRRRSADFLNKFWNSSSLEQVENEIVTHGARDPFSHLTSHAMHAQTHHSKFGATKLEETGANGEFVTRTMRKVIDEETAKLENGLTVLASVGSTAPFVGLFGTVWGVYHALVGIGLADGVTINRIAGPVGEALIMTGLGLAVAIPAVLAYNAFVRGNRVFLSRLDAFAHDLFAFLSTGQQVVLSDGKVRALRRQGSAAGARGAE
- a CDS encoding energy transducer TonB is translated as MPRFQHGWSARPQSSLALRAGAGLTVLAAHMAVVAAIYWMPDESPPQLLEPEAVMVSVIEAPVPQIAKAEPTVEPPTPPEPEPEPEPEPEPEPEPVVEPEPEPVIEPEPEPEPPVIEKVPEPAPKPKPKPKPKPKPKPKPKVEKPVEPPKVEKPPTGATEGAQVTQAPVQGPPPDEPIMVSSVEYMGRRPMPVYPMTSKRLREEGRVVVLVEINTQGLVERATIAQSSGYTRLDESALTAARKARFKPLTRNGVAYPAKAKLPFDFVMRN
- a CDS encoding SelT/SelW/SelH family protein produces the protein MSESNLPRISITYCTQCQWLLRAAWMAQELLSTFGTDLGAVALVPGTGGVFRIQYDDSLLWDRAVDGGFPDARILKQRVRDRLDPGRDLGHVDRAGRPGD
- a CDS encoding ATP-binding protein, producing the protein MPGSSSNSFLRTLCSLRWLAIAGQAATVLVASGLLGLELPLRPLWSGVAVLVAFNIYASLRVRRSHGEIEPVTAFAHLLVDIAVLSWMVGWSGGIHNPFGLMFLILIALAALALPRGWALAAALACLVGYAVSALLGRPLEGHHNPYALILWAIATSFLISAIVVLYFSTRLAADLRSRERELAALRERFTRNEGIVALATHAAAMAHELNTPLATMTLLADEIAAEVDTDDLRADVALLGQLLALCRERIRNLAVPTEVDLVRVVGQWRLVRPTIDLHRTGELPTTLRVEPAIAHLLQALLNNAADAGEAEGHARVDLHLEYRAGALRGEVRDHGRGFDPDHSLLPATSLFHSGKPGGLGVGLALSHATVEQLGGEMTMTAADGGGARIRFYLPLEPGAPRASGIQA
- a CDS encoding response regulator transcription factor encodes the protein MNPSDAGLLIDDDELYVRTLQRSLARHGLETRVATSIAEALRVAEETQPAFALVDLRLGEDSGLTLIRPLRALRTDMRILLVTGYASVATAVEAIKRGADDYLPKPATAPMILRTLGLAKAESVAIESTMTPLHRLEWEHIQQALHECGGNVSAAARLLGMHRRSLQRKLAKKPGPERDLAFD
- the cyoA gene encoding ubiquinol oxidase subunit II is translated as MKHPFFATFGRTLGIGALMLLGGCTMEVLSPKGDIGAQEKTLILTALGLMLLVVVPVIIMTLYFAWKYRASNTQAVYMPRWAHSTRIEVVVWTIPCIIVGILAVLTWRSSHALDPYRPIESAVKPVNIDVVSMDWKWLFIYPDYGIATVNEIAFPVDAPVQFRITSASVMNSFFIPQLGSQIYSMAGMETKLHLIAREAGTYAGISANYSGGGFSGMRFKAIATSQQGFEDWIKQARAANNPLTPAAYQALAAPSINVAATRYSSTPTGMFDYIMHNQMSKIAGLDPANCTPTSQNLIAGNN